The genomic segment GCTGTTCAGCGATCCCGAGACCGGTGTCGTTCTCTACCTCGGAGACTTCGACGCACCCGGCCCCGAGCCGCGCAACACGCACCTCTACGACTTCTTCATGCCCTTCGCGGGTGGGTTGCAGGTGTGGCGCGTCCGTCAGGACCGCGTCGAGGCCTTCGACGCGAACAACTCGGTGCAGGCCTTCCGGGACCGACTCGGCGTGGAACTCATCGAGGCCGACGGCGTGCAGGACGTGGGAGTCTTCGACTTCAACACCCGGGGGTTCATCGGGAGCGACGAGGACTCCTTCCGCGACCTCAGCACCTTCGTCTACGAGACGACCGACAGCACGGGCGCCGTGGGCACGGAGACGATCACCTATCCGCGGACCTCGACCGAACTCACGCCCGACGGCCTCCCGAACAGCCGCAGTACCTTTCGGATCCCGACCGGGGTCCGCCTGAGCGGGATCGGTCCGAGCGACCGCGTGGCCACGCGCGTGACGGCGCGGATCGAGGGACTCTTCGATCCGGGGACCGGAGCCGGATTCCCGGTGGAGCTTCCCGACGCGCCGAACGGCGACGGCGTGCCGACGATCGTCCGGGGCGCGGCGATGAGCCCGGTCCTGGTGGACCTGGGCGGCGAGCCGACGGTGATCGTGGCCGCAACCGTGGCCGATTCGAGCGCGGCCCCGGGCCTCTACGCCTACGGCGTGGACGGGAGCCCGCGCTTCGCGGCCGCGCGTGTGATCGATCTGGCCGGGGAGCCGGCGGGAGCGCTCGCCGTCGTCGCGGGGGATACGCCGCGTGTGGTGACGGTGTCGGACACGGGTGTCCTCGAGGTCTTCTCGCCGACGGTGAACGGTCTGCAACGCGACGTCTCCGCCACCTTCGGCGATTCGGTCGACGTCGGCCCCGTCGTGGTGCAGGACGACGGCGCCACGTGGGTGGCCGCCGGCAATCGGGCGTCGGCCCGGATCGCCCTGTGGCGGCTCGACGGGGGATCTCTCGTCGACGACACCCTGATCGAGCCGGATCCCGCCAACGGCGTCCTGAGATCGAATCTCGTCGTGCACCGATGGGGTGGGGTCGATCATCTGGCCGCGATCACCGACGGCGGTGTCTGGACCTGGAACGCGACGGACGGTGCGCGGTCGGAGCCGACGGCAGAGCCCTTCGGTCACGACGGACGCCTCGTTGCGTGGCCGGACGGAGAGGACGACCGGCGCCTGGTCTTCGCCGACACCACCGGAGCCGTGATCGAGGTCGTGCGGCAGGCCGACGACACCTGGACGCGGTCGGAGTTCGGTGATCCGCTCGACGCCGCACCGGTGGGCGACCTGGCCGTGGCGGATCTCGACGGCGACGGGCGCAACGACCTGGTGTTGTGCAGTGAATCGTGGATCTCGGCCCGTCACACGTCGGGCGTCGAGATCGTCGGCTTCCCGAAGCGTCTGTCGGATCACTACGTGGTCACCGACCCCTTCCCCGACGAGGTCGCCAGTGGGCCGCTGGTCGCCGACGTCGACGGCGACGGGCGCAACGAGGTCGCGTTCGTGAGCACCTACGGACTCCTGCAGGCGGTGGACACCGACGGCGGGCCGACGCCCGGTTTCCCGAAGCGGGTGGCCGGAGGCGGTGTCGTGGCTCCGCTGATCACCGATCTCGAGGTCGGCGACGAGCTGCGGCGCGCGGTGTTCCTGTTCGACGCCCTCGGCGACACCCTGGACTCCGGATGGCGCACCTTGTCGGCGCGGCTGACGGCCGTGGATCTCGGGCCGCGGGCGGTCGCGGCGCAGAGCCCCTCGGAATGGTTGCTCCGCGGCGGCGACGTGCGTCGGTCGGGGCGCGGCAGCCTGGGCAGTCCGGCCGGTGGAGCCGACGAGGCGGTGGCGAACGCCGCACCCGCGGTCTGGCCGAACCCCGTGCGGGGCGAGACGGGAGCCCGCGCGACCGTTCGCTTCTTCAGCGGCAGCCCGCACGATGCGGAACTCGTCGTGTACAACCTCGAGGGCCAGGAGGTGCGCTCGGTGCGCCGATCGATCGACGACGACGGCGTCCCGGTGTCGGTGGAGTTCGACACCACGGGTCTGCACTCGGGAGCCTATCTGTGTCGTCTGGACTACGTGGGCGCCCGCGGGCGCACCACCGACGTCATGACCCTCTACATCGAACGGTGAAGGACACGATGAAGCTGCAGTCGATCCCGTCCGTGTTGCTCGTCCTGTGCATCGTGTCGACGGCGAACATCGCGGGCGCGGGGGAACTGGGAGTGATCGAGCGCGACCTCCTCGCCCCGGCACCGACCGACGGCCGCCCTCGCGTGGATCTGGGTTCGGTCGATCCCGCGATGCTGCTCCAGCAGGATTCGTCGGACGCGCAATGGGAGGGTGGCGGCGTCGCCGACACCGCGGCGCCCCGGCGTTGGTGGGCCGTGCTCGCCTCGGCGGCCGTGCCGGGTCTGGGGGAGACCCTCACCGGCTACTACCTGCGCGGCGGCGCCCTGATCGCGGCCGACGTCGCCGTCTGGGCCGTGTGGTTCGACAAGAACGCCGAGGGCGACGACCTCGAGGAAGAGTACCGTGCCTTCGCCCTGGAGCACTGGAGCGAGGAGCAGTGGAAGGCGAGCGTCGGGGGAACACCCGACAGCGGCATCGACGAGAACTTCCGCCTTTGGGCCGAGGACGTGGGCGCGACCGATGCCGAGACCTTCCTGGACATCCCGCTGTGGGTCTCGCGCGAGGACGACGAGCGCGAGTGGTTCGAGAACCTGGGCAAGTGGGACGTCTTCGCCTGGGGTTGGCGCGAGTTCTGGGACCCCGCCTGGAACGAGGAGAACAACTTCGAGGTCACGCGCGGCGGGGCCTACCGACCGCAGCCCGACGATCCCGGAACCTGGTTCGAGTCCGACGATCCCTTCGCCACGCCGCTGCGCCGCACCTACCAGGCCATGCGCAACGAGAGCAACGACGCCTTCGAAACGCGCGACACGCTGACCAACGTCGCGCTGCTCACGCGCGTGTTCAGCTTGTTGCAGATGGCCTACCTGGAGGGGTTCATCGGCAACCGTTACGATCGATCCGTCCCCGAGAGCGAAGGCCCGGTGTCCCGCGGCCCCTCGGTCCGGCCCTTCGGGGTCAGTGGGGCGAGCCTCGCCTGGAAGGTGACCTACTGATGATGCGCGCAGCCCTCGTGACTGGTCTTCTCGCCGTTTCGGTGTCCACGGCCGCGAACGCGAGCGCTGTGGCCGACGGTGGCCAAGCCCGCTCGAGACTCGAGTCGGTCTCGCGCGAAGCCGTGCTGGCGACCACGCCGCAGTCCGACCCCGCGCTCATGCAGGCCGAGCCGTCCTTGCTGCAGGATCGTCTGCAGCGGATCGGGCACGGTGCCTGGTCCCTTCTGATCCCGGGATGGAGTCAGTACCGGGCCGGGCACACGAAGCGGGCCATCGCCTTCGCCTCGGTCGAGGCCGCGGTGTGGGGTACCTGGATCTTCAGCGAGATGCAGGGACGCCACCGCGAGGACCGCTACGAGGAGTTCGCCGGCATCTTCGCCGGTGTCGACTCCGGTCGCGACGACGACGAGTACTGGCGTTCGGTCGGCGTGTACGTCGACTCGGAGGAGTTCAACGCGCAGGTCCGCCGCGAGAATCGCGCCGCCGCTCAGGAACAGGAACTGAACGGTGAGCCGGTGACGGTGGGACTGAACGACGGCACGATCCCCGAGTCCGACAGTTGGGAGTGGAACAGTGAGCGACGCCGGCGCGAATACCTGCAGCGCCGGTCGGATGCGATCTCGGCCTACGATCGCGCCGACTTCGTGCTGTTGTTCGCGCTCCTGAACCGCGTCGTGGCCTTCGCCGATGCGGTTCGCAGCGGGCCCGTCGGCGCCGCGGAGCCGCAGGGGTTGATCGAGGCCCGTGGATTCTCGGTCGACGTGGACTTCGATCCCACGCCGACCGACCCATCGGCCACGCTCCTTCTGGGGCGGAGCTTCTGATCGGCGCCGCGGGCGGATCGGCCCGGCTCGCGGCCGCGAGCCTGCTGGGCAGCCTGCTGCTGCTGCCGGCGTGCCGGCCTGCCCACGTGCCCGTTCCCGAGGACGTGCTGCGATCGACCGATCCGGTCGTGCCGACCGATTTCCAGGTCGTCGACGTGATCGAGAGCCGGCGCGACGCACCCTGGGGTGCCATCAGTGCGCCGACCGCGGTGGCGGTCCTGCCCGACGCGCGCTTCTTCCTGGCCGACAGCGCCAGGGGCATCATCCATCACTTCGATCGCGACGGGCTGTACGTGGGCGGGCTCGACGGCCCTTCGAACCTGGTTCCGATCGACCTCGTCGAACACGGACTGCTGCTCTTCGTCCTCGACGCCGCCGAACGTCGCGTGCTGCGGTTCACTGCCGACGGGGTGTTCCGCGACGTGTTCCTCGACGTGCGTCAGCTCACCCGGCGCAACACCATCGATCCGTCGGCACTGGCCATCGACCGCGACGGGCGCGTCGCAGTGGCCGACGCGCGGAACCACGAGGTGCTGGTCACCGGTCCGTTCCTCGACCTCGACGTGGTCGTAGCCGAGTGGGGGAGCTTCGACGGGCAGATCGACACCCCCGTCGGTGTGGCCTTCGGCCTCGACGGAATCCTGTACGTCGCCGATCGGGGCAATCGCCGGGTACAGGCCTTCGACCGCAACGGTGTGTTCCTGCTCGGAACGCGGTCGATCGACGAGATCGACCCACAACTGATCGCGCCGACGGGGATCGCGTGCGACCGGTGGGGCAATGTGTACGTGGCGGACACCGGGGGACAGCACGTGGTCGTGTTCTCGCCCGATCTGCAGGTCATCGATCGCATCGGAACCGACGAGTTCGACGACGGGCGCCTGCGAAGACCGGTGGACTGCGCGATCGGTCCCGACGACCGCCTGTACGTGGCCGACGATCAGCGCAAGGCCCTGGTCGTCTACGAGATCGTGTACCCCTGAGCCGACCCGGTCCGCGGGAGGGGGCGGTGTGCGCACGCGCGTGATCGTCGTCGTCGTCGTGCTCGCCGGCGTGTGGTCCGGTGTCGCGGGGGCTGCGGCCTCGACCGATTCGCTGCAGTGGCGGGGGCCGTCGTCGCTGGCCGTCCGCACCGACACCCTGCGGGTGGACGCCCTGCAGGTCCGTCTGGATCTGACCCGACGTCCCGTGGTCGAAGTGCTCGAGCTGCGGATCGACGGGCATCGCGTAGGAGCCGAGAGCTACCGCGTGCTCGGTCCCGCCGGTGCCGTCGTGTTGCGGCAGGCCCGTCCCACCGACGCGCGGGTCGTCGTCCGGTACCGCTTCGACCCGGTCCGTCTGCCGGGCTTCGTCCAGTTGCGCGAACCCCTCGACGATCGGGTCGACGAACCCACGACCACCGGCGTCCGGGCGCCGCGCGACACCACTCGTACGCAGCGATCGCCGGGTCTGCTGAACATCCGCGGCAGCAAGACGGTGAGCGTCCAGGGCGGCACCAACCGCGACGCCACCGTCGACCAGGGCCTGAACCTGTCGGTCACCGGCAGACTCACCGAGACCATCGGGGTCCGCGCCGAGATCAGCGACGAGAACCTGCCGATCACTCCCGAGGGCAACACGGAGGAACTGAGTGATCTGGACCAGGTGCGGATCGAGCTCTTCGGGTCGCGCGGCCGTGCGACGCTCGGCGACTTCCGGGTCGATCGACGCCTCGGCCGTTTCGTCCCCTACAGCCGCAAGTTGCAGGGACTGAACCTCGAGGGCTACGACCGGCGGGCCCGCGTGGAGTTCATCGGGGGCGCACCGCAGGGTCGCCGCATCGAGGTCGAGATCTTCGGGCGCGAGGCGGTGCAGGGTCCCTACGAGTTGCTGGACGTTCGACAGGTCGGAACCACCTTCATCGTCGCGGGTAGCGAGCAGGTGTGGGTGAACGGCGAACGCGTCACCCGCGGCGAGGACCAGGACTACACGGTGGACTACGTGCGGGGCACGATCACCTTCACGTCTCGGCGCCCGATCGACGCCACCACGCGCATCGCCATCGACTACGAGGCCGCCGACACGGGATACCGGCGCAACGTGGTGGGAGCCCGGGTCGACAGCGTGGGCGTGGGCGACCTTCGCTTCGGGCTGGTGGCCCTGCGCGAGGGCGACGATCCCGACCGGCCGCGGGATCGATCGCTCGAGGACTCCGAGATCGCGGTGCTCGAGGCGGCCGGGGACGATCCCGAGGCCGCACGCAGTGCGGGCGTGCGGCGGACCGATCCGGGCGAGGGGGCCTACGAGGAACGCTTCACCGGTGACGGCGTGCGCTTCTTCGCCCTGGCCGACAGCAACGGTGGCGATTTCGACGTCGACTTCCTCTTCGTGGGTCCAGGGGAGGGATCGTATCGGGTCCTCGGCGCGAACGCCGAGGGAGAGTTGACCTACGAGTACGTGGGCCCCGGACAGGGTGACTACGCGATCGGTCGAGCGCTTCCCCTGCCCGCGGTGACCGACGTCATCGTGGCCCACGGGCAGTGGGGCCGCGACGAGACCACGGGCTACGTACGCGCCGAGGTCGACCGTACGGCGCACGACGCGAACCGGTTCAGCCCGCTCGACGACGGTGACAACGCGGGATCGGCCTACGGGCTCGAGTTCCTCACCCCGCGACTCTTCGGCGAAGCCGACGACGACACCGGACTCCGGTTGCGAGGTCGCGCGGAGCGCATCGAGGACCGCTTCTTCGCGCTCGGTCGTCTGCGTGCGCCCTTCTTCTACGAAGCCTGGAATCTGCAGGACGAGAGACGCGACGCCGCCGAGGATCACGTCGATCTCGGGGGTGAGTGGAAGGGGGACGAGCGCCGCGTGGACGCAGCCTGGCAGCTCCTCGATCGCGGTGCGGACTACAGCGGTCAACGGTGGACGACGACCGGTGCGGGACGACTGCTCGGTCCCGTCCACTTCCGCCACGCCCTGGCGTCCACGCGGGCCGATCGTCGGGGTGGCGGGGCCAGCGATCGCGACGACAGGCGCGTGCGTCTGCAGTGGAGTGACCGGGGTTGGATCCCATTCGTCGAGTTGCGCTCGGAGCGCTTCGAAGACCGTCGCCAGGAACGGGCACGCGGGTACCGCAGCGGAACGGTCGAGCTCGGCAGTGAATGGACCGGTCTGGGAGCCCTGGCCTGGACGCACGAGGTCGCCGACTCCCTCGACAGCGACGGTTCCGGCTTCGACTTCGCCCGCGACGTCAGCCAGGTCCGCGGGCGCCTCGGCCTGGGTGGTGCGGACTCGCGCTTCGACGTCGACGTGACATGGCGGCGAGCGGAGCTGCCCGGCGACGTGGCCGAGACCACGCGTCTGGCCG from the Candidatus Krumholzibacteriia bacterium genome contains:
- a CDS encoding immune inhibitor A domain-containing protein codes for the protein MLEGTDDGPRPLLRGQRSAVDATASARLELLRDRARQRGESAARVREQLGPHGMSRKGLARRDARIRRLLRSGGIAQPETLSVLLIRIGFREDRSGELTAVTTDGNFQLEPAPEDTVIFDPPPHDRKYFESHMRGLAEYWGSMSNGLIHVESQVLPEGNDDAYFLSDIADYGPGSGGSWTVELLEKLVRDMILEADRGTLADGSVRLADFDFDDPNTFIIFAHAGADLQSNLVFQEGQEGYSPNDIPTFFVSLGDSARVQLESVDSDSGTQGLITECSVIPETTNQDGLAGSISAALMHEFGHALGLPDLYSTLTGLPTIGYWGIMDSGTNLAAAIGIDSDGDEAADRIEIVTGLLPPAASAWTRWYLGFTEEIRVGSDPVTVDLPASYRQDTREKVLRLDVSPEEFFLVENRWIPPVSEGNWALFSDPETGVVLYLGDFDAPGPEPRNTHLYDFFMPFAGGLQVWRVRQDRVEAFDANNSVQAFRDRLGVELIEADGVQDVGVFDFNTRGFIGSDEDSFRDLSTFVYETTDSTGAVGTETITYPRTSTELTPDGLPNSRSTFRIPTGVRLSGIGPSDRVATRVTARIEGLFDPGTGAGFPVELPDAPNGDGVPTIVRGAAMSPVLVDLGGEPTVIVAATVADSSAAPGLYAYGVDGSPRFAAARVIDLAGEPAGALAVVAGDTPRVVTVSDTGVLEVFSPTVNGLQRDVSATFGDSVDVGPVVVQDDGATWVAAGNRASARIALWRLDGGSLVDDTLIEPDPANGVLRSNLVVHRWGGVDHLAAITDGGVWTWNATDGARSEPTAEPFGHDGRLVAWPDGEDDRRLVFADTTGAVIEVVRQADDTWTRSEFGDPLDAAPVGDLAVADLDGDGRNDLVLCSESWISARHTSGVEIVGFPKRLSDHYVVTDPFPDEVASGPLVADVDGDGRNEVAFVSTYGLLQAVDTDGGPTPGFPKRVAGGGVVAPLITDLEVGDELRRAVFLFDALGDTLDSGWRTLSARLTAVDLGPRAVAAQSPSEWLLRGGDVRRSGRGSLGSPAGGADEAVANAAPAVWPNPVRGETGARATVRFFSGSPHDAELVVYNLEGQEVRSVRRSIDDDGVPVSVEFDTTGLHSGAYLCRLDYVGARGRTTDVMTLYIER
- a CDS encoding NHL repeat-containing protein, giving the protein MLRSTDPVVPTDFQVVDVIESRRDAPWGAISAPTAVAVLPDARFFLADSARGIIHHFDRDGLYVGGLDGPSNLVPIDLVEHGLLLFVLDAAERRVLRFTADGVFRDVFLDVRQLTRRNTIDPSALAIDRDGRVAVADARNHEVLVTGPFLDLDVVVAEWGSFDGQIDTPVGVAFGLDGILYVADRGNRRVQAFDRNGVFLLGTRSIDEIDPQLIAPTGIACDRWGNVYVADTGGQHVVVFSPDLQVIDRIGTDEFDDGRLRRPVDCAIGPDDRLYVADDQRKALVVYEIVYP